In a single window of the Diospyros lotus cultivar Yz01 chromosome 10, ASM1463336v1, whole genome shotgun sequence genome:
- the LOC127811561 gene encoding 3-hydroxyisobutyryl-CoA hydrolase-like protein 5, whose amino-acid sequence MAQELVDPNVEVVLGEEIDHVRLITLNRPRQLNVISSKVVSLLAEYLEKWEKDNNAELIIIKATGRAFSAGGDLKMFYDGRNSKDSCLEVVYRMYWLCYHIHTYKKTQVALVHGISMGGGASLMVPMKFSVVTEKSVFATPEASIGFHTDCGFSYILSHLPGRLGEFLALTGARLHGKELVATGLASHFVPSQKLPELENRLISLNTGDQNAVKSVIEEFTVEVQINEDSVLNKQSIIDECFSRDTVEEIIKSFEAAASKEGNAWIGGVLKGLKRSSPTGLKITLRSIRESRKQKLSECLKREFRITMNILRSTISGDVYEGIRALTIDKDNAPKWEPAALEKVQDEKVDLVFEPFEEHLELHIPEREEELRWDGKYENSAYAT is encoded by the exons ATGGCACAAGAACTGGTAGACCCAAATGTAGAG GTTGTTCTGGGTGAAGAAATTGACCATGTGAGATTGATCACCTTGAACCGGCCTCGTCAATTGAATGTCATTTCATCCAAAGTG GTTTCTTTGCTAGCAGAATACCTAGAGAAATGGGAGAAAGACAACAATGCGGAGCTCATTATAATCAAGGCTA CTGGGCGTGCTTTTTCTGCTGGTGGGGATTTGAAAATGTTCTATGATGGAAGGAACTCGA AGGATTCTTGTCTTGAGGTGGTATATAGAATGTATTGGCTTTGCTATCACATTCATACATACAAGAAAACCCAG GTTGCTCTTGTGCATGGAATTTCCATGGGTGGAGGTGCATCTTTAATGGTTCCAATGAAGTTTTCTGTAGTCACAGAAAAGAGT GTTTTTGCCACTCCAGAAGCGAGTATTGGATTTCACACTGATTGTGGTTTCTCATACATTCTATCCCATCTTCCTGGCCGTCTGG GTGAGTTTTTGGCCTTAACAGGGGCAAGGCTGCATGGTAAGGAATTGGTTGCAACTGGGCTGGCGAGCCACTTTGTCCCCTCACAG AAATTGCCGGAGCTAGAGAACCGTTTGATAAGCTTAAACACTGGTGACCAGAATGCAGTAAAATCTGTAATTGAGGAGTTCACAGTGGAAGTTCAGATCAATGAAGATAGTGTCTTAAACAA GCAGTCAATAATAGATGAGTGTTTCTCAAGGGATACAGTGGAGGAGATCATAAAATCATTT GAAGCTGCTGCAAGCAAAGAAGGAAATGCTTGGATTGGGGGAGTGCTCAAGGGATTAAAAAGATCATCCCCTACAGGATTGAAAATAACACTAAGATCG ATTCGCGAATCAAGGAAGCAAAAACTGTCTGAATGCCTGAAAAGAGAATTTAGAATAACAATGAATATACTAAGATCCACAATCTCCGGTGATGTCTATGAG GGCATCAGAGCTCTTACTATTGACAAGGACAATGCTCCCAAG TGGGAGCCGGCAGCCCTGGAGAAAGTGCAGGATGAGAAAGTGGATTTGGTGTTTGAGCCATTTGAAGAACATCTGGAGCTCCATATTCCTGAAAGGGAGGAAGAGCTCAG GTGGGatggaaaatatgagaattcAGCCTATGCAACATAA
- the LOC127811562 gene encoding cytochrome b561 domain-containing protein At4g18260-like isoform X2, which translates to MQYSLLQSSLSEQTTATLTHQLLFEITLHGFLLWASMGFLVPVGILAIRMSNREECVKRLRIMFYIHASLQSLSVLLATAGAIMSIRNFDNSFNNAHQRMGLILYGAMWLQALIGFLRPHRGCRGRSVWFFVHWLLGTSVSILGIVSVYTGLQAYQKKTSRSIKLWTIMFTAEISLIAAFYLFQDKWEYIQKQGVILGNEPIQPSDQEISPRDNKDKEPLNESC; encoded by the exons ATGCAGTACTCACTTCTCCAGTCTTCCTTGTCGGAACAAACAACTGCAACT TTGACTCATCAACTGTTGTTTGAGATCACATTGCATGGATTTCTCCTCTGGGCTTCAATGGGTTTTTTGGTGCCCGTTGGAATACTTGCCATCAGAATGTCCAACAGAGAGGAATGTGTAAAAAGACTCAGAATAATGTTCTACATCCACGCAAGTTTACAG TCACTCTCAGTACTTCTAGCAACAGCAGGAGCAATAATGTCGATAAGGAATTTTGATAACTCATTCAACAATGCTCACCAGAGAATGGGGTTAATCCTCTATGGTGCCATGTGGTTACAAGCCTTGATTGGGTTTCTTCGGCCACACAG AGGATGCAGAGGAAGAAGTGTATGGTTCTTTGTTCACTGGCTACTGGGAACATCAGTTTCAATACTGGGAATCGTCAGTGTGTATACAGGTTTACAAGCCTACCAGAAGAAAACGTCGAGAAGTATAAAGCTTTGGACAATTATGTTCACTGCTGAGATCTCTCTTATTGCCGCCTTTTATCTCTTCCAAGATAAATGGGAATACATACAAAAACAAGGAGTGATTCTAGGGAATGAACCCATACAACCTTCTGATCAGGAGATTTCTCCAAGGGACAACAAAGACAAGGAACCATTGAATGAGTCTTGCTGA
- the LOC127811562 gene encoding cytochrome b561 domain-containing protein At4g18260-like isoform X1, with translation MHKLSCFTIPTSVVILVLLPFVCSSQEHERKHNRHTSKKQSMHELTHQLLFEITLHGFLLWASMGFLVPVGILAIRMSNREECVKRLRIMFYIHASLQSLSVLLATAGAIMSIRNFDNSFNNAHQRMGLILYGAMWLQALIGFLRPHRGCRGRSVWFFVHWLLGTSVSILGIVSVYTGLQAYQKKTSRSIKLWTIMFTAEISLIAAFYLFQDKWEYIQKQGVILGNEPIQPSDQEISPRDNKDKEPLNESC, from the exons ATGCATAAGCTTTCATGCTTCACCATTCCTACGAGTGTTGTAATTCTTGTTCTCCTGCCATTTGTCTGCTCATCTCAAGAACATGAAAGAAAACACAATAGACACACCAGcaagaaacaaagcatgcaTGAG TTGACTCATCAACTGTTGTTTGAGATCACATTGCATGGATTTCTCCTCTGGGCTTCAATGGGTTTTTTGGTGCCCGTTGGAATACTTGCCATCAGAATGTCCAACAGAGAGGAATGTGTAAAAAGACTCAGAATAATGTTCTACATCCACGCAAGTTTACAG TCACTCTCAGTACTTCTAGCAACAGCAGGAGCAATAATGTCGATAAGGAATTTTGATAACTCATTCAACAATGCTCACCAGAGAATGGGGTTAATCCTCTATGGTGCCATGTGGTTACAAGCCTTGATTGGGTTTCTTCGGCCACACAG AGGATGCAGAGGAAGAAGTGTATGGTTCTTTGTTCACTGGCTACTGGGAACATCAGTTTCAATACTGGGAATCGTCAGTGTGTATACAGGTTTACAAGCCTACCAGAAGAAAACGTCGAGAAGTATAAAGCTTTGGACAATTATGTTCACTGCTGAGATCTCTCTTATTGCCGCCTTTTATCTCTTCCAAGATAAATGGGAATACATACAAAAACAAGGAGTGATTCTAGGGAATGAACCCATACAACCTTCTGATCAGGAGATTTCTCCAAGGGACAACAAAGACAAGGAACCATTGAATGAGTCTTGCTGA
- the LOC127811822 gene encoding uncharacterized protein LOC127811822 isoform X2, with translation MNGSSSQAEEAEAAMALNFSFLSLPTATATATATATATAPSFPNPNHSNKQLCLFNFKTHHSASSFLASAVDSQRQTGGVTEDDAPAFSGPSSTARTQLDLLEQLTSNSSAVDGYQSDGSSQKLTIRDQLAMLVGDRDDDFSIPLGKNLKKVSPKFLTVSQKRNIRRQAYLDEVSQRNDTVFFATIGAFVILPPIIILGIAILTGYVQLFP, from the exons ATGAATGGAAGCAGCAGCCAAGCAGAGGAAGCAGAAGCAGCAATGGCCCTTAATTTCAGTTTTCTTTCTCTACCCACCGCCACAgccactgccactgccactgccactgccactgccCCGTCGTTCCCCAACCCCAATCATAGTAATAAGCAGCTGTGCCTCTTCAACTTCAAGACCCACCACTCTGCCTCCTCTTTTCTCGCAAGTGCTGTTGATTCCCAACGTCAAACTGGAGGAGTTACAGAGGACGACGCCCCAGCTTTCTCCG GACCTTCATCTACTGCTCGCACCCAGCTGGATCTCTTGGAACAGCTCACTTCCAATAGCTCAGCTGTTGATG GTTATCAGAGTGATGGTAGTTCTCAGAAACTTACAATCCGAGATCAGCTTGCCATGTTGGTAGGGGACCGAGATGATGATTTCAGCATTCCCTTGGGTAAGAATTTAAAGAAGGTCAGTCCCAAGTTCTTAACTGTTTCCCAGAAGAGAAACATCAGGAGGCAGGCATACTTGGATGAAGTATCTCAAAGGAATGACACGGTTTTCTTTGCCACTATTGGAGCATTTGTAATTTTGCCCCCTATTATCATACTAGGAATTGCTATATTAACTGGTTATGTGCAGCTTTTTCCATGA
- the LOC127811822 gene encoding uncharacterized protein LOC127811822 isoform X1: MNGSSSQAEEAEAAMALNFSFLSLPTATATATATATATAPSFPNPNHSNKQLCLFNFKTHHSASSFLASAVDSQRQTGGVTEDDAPAFSEGPSSTARTQLDLLEQLTSNSSAVDGYQSDGSSQKLTIRDQLAMLVGDRDDDFSIPLGKNLKKVSPKFLTVSQKRNIRRQAYLDEVSQRNDTVFFATIGAFVILPPIIILGIAILTGYVQLFP; this comes from the exons ATGAATGGAAGCAGCAGCCAAGCAGAGGAAGCAGAAGCAGCAATGGCCCTTAATTTCAGTTTTCTTTCTCTACCCACCGCCACAgccactgccactgccactgccactgccactgccCCGTCGTTCCCCAACCCCAATCATAGTAATAAGCAGCTGTGCCTCTTCAACTTCAAGACCCACCACTCTGCCTCCTCTTTTCTCGCAAGTGCTGTTGATTCCCAACGTCAAACTGGAGGAGTTACAGAGGACGACGCCCCAGCTTTCTCCG AAGGACCTTCATCTACTGCTCGCACCCAGCTGGATCTCTTGGAACAGCTCACTTCCAATAGCTCAGCTGTTGATG GTTATCAGAGTGATGGTAGTTCTCAGAAACTTACAATCCGAGATCAGCTTGCCATGTTGGTAGGGGACCGAGATGATGATTTCAGCATTCCCTTGGGTAAGAATTTAAAGAAGGTCAGTCCCAAGTTCTTAACTGTTTCCCAGAAGAGAAACATCAGGAGGCAGGCATACTTGGATGAAGTATCTCAAAGGAATGACACGGTTTTCTTTGCCACTATTGGAGCATTTGTAATTTTGCCCCCTATTATCATACTAGGAATTGCTATATTAACTGGTTATGTGCAGCTTTTTCCATGA